The following DNA comes from Deltaproteobacteria bacterium.
GAGGCGAACCCGACGATCTTCGCCGGGGCGTTTGCCGACAACCCGGCGAAGGCGGCGCTGTGGCGAGCCTTTACCGCGCGCATGAGAATTCCCCGCGATCCGGGCGGATTGGCTGGCGTCATCGACGCCGTCGCGACGTTTCTCCGTCCGATCATGGCATCCCTTGTCGAAGCGCGGGCGTTCGAAGCCGATTGGCCGCCGGGCGGGCCATGGCGGGAGCGCAAACCCGCCGCGAAGTGACGCAGGGTCCCGTCCGCTGATCTAATCCGAAATCTCGGGAACGACGACGTCCGCGATCGCCCGCGCGATCGCGGCGTGGCCCGCGGGCGTGGGATGCACGTTGTCTGGACTCGCGAAGATCACCGTCTCGCCGCGCGCCGCCGCGGCGCTCATTTCGGGGAACACGTCGATCGCCGGGTCGTGGCGGCGGTGCGTCTCGATGCGCAGCGAGCCGTCAGACTCCTCCAGATACGGCGGGGCGATAAAGTGGATTTTCGCGCCGATACGCGTGGTGAGCGCCGCCATGGCGTCGAGGTTGGCGTGGTGGTCATCGATCGCGACGCGCTCCAGCGGTTCTCCCGGCGCGGTGGTTCGCCGCGCACGCACGAGCCCGCCCCGCAGCCATGCGTAAAGGCGGCTTTTCGCGAGCGCGCCGCGCATTGGGCCGAGCGCGGGCGCGTCCACGGGGCGCTGGTCCTTGTCGGCGAATCCGACCGCGTCGAACCCGTCGTTGATGCCGAAATAGGCGATCACGAGATCGGGCCGGTACGCCGCCGCCTTCGATTCCAGCAGACGCAGTCCCTGAAAGCTCGAATACCCGGGGCAGCCGAAGTTGAGCACGCGGATGTCGCGCCCGGGCTTTGCCTCGCGCAGGAGTTGTTCGAGTCGCGCGCTGTAGGTTTCGTCGTAACGCAGCCCCGGCGTGCCAAGGCCAAACGTGCACGAATCTCCGAGGGTGACGATGCGAAATTGCCCGGCGGGTTTTTCGCGTGGGGCGTCGGGTCCGCGAAAGCCCGATGCGTTCACCTCCCACGACGGGTTATTTTCACGCAGCCGCCAGAACAGATGGTCGTCGGGCACGAACCCCGACTGCTCGCGGTGCGGGTTCGTGAAACGCATGAATGTCGCCTGTTCGCCGCCGCTCCCCGCAAGACGCGCAACCGTCTCGGCGAGCGCGAACACGATGAGCACGGCGATGACGGCGAACGCGGCCTTTTTCATGGCGCGACTCTATCAGCGCCCCCGCAACCGGCCAAGCCGCGCCGATGCGTAGCGAAGTTCGCGCCGGGTGCCGTCTCGCGAAGCCGTTTTCGCCGATTGGGACGGATTTCGGATGGAAATGCCATGGGACTTAAGGAATTCTCCGGTATTCGCCAGCGGCATGGAACGTGCTTATAGCGACGCGGAGCGTTGCGTCCTGGCGAAACAAATCCGATCGCCAAGGGTCTGATTCGGGGCTGTTTGCCTTGTCAGTTGCGCCGGGATCGGCGTAAAGTGCCGCGCATCGAACGAGTGGTCGTTGGTCGCCCATCGGGGCGACCGAAGCATGGAACGGCGGTTTGGGGCGATGGACATCTTCGCCGAATACATCAAGCGCTACTTCTGGATCGTGAAGCTCGCGTTCACGGCGCTGCTCGCCGCGGAGATGGCGATGCTCGTCACGCGCGGCATCGACGCCAAGATCGGCGGCACGCCGCGTGTCGATGCGGGCGAGGTCAAGGTCAAGGAAGGTCGCGGATACGTGTCGATCGGCGAGTACGAACCGATTCTGAGGAAAAACGTCTTCAATTCCGCGTTTGTGTACGTCGAGGGCATGCTGACCGGGTCGTCGAAGGCGGCCAAGCGCGCCGACGACTACGCCCTCATCGGCACGATCGCGTGGAACGACGTGTACGCGATGTCCGTGATCCACGCCAAGGTCGCCAATCAGGTGGATGTCTATCGCGTGGGCGACATGGTGCAGGACGAGGCCGAGGTCGTGAAGATCGAGCGCAAGCGCGTCGAGATCAAGCGCGGCAACAAGGTCGAGGTGCTGGAGCTTCCGGAGATCGAGGCCCCGCAAAGCATGCCGCTTTTCTCCGCGAACGCCGAGGAAATCGCCGAGGGCATCTCGAAGGCCGGAGAGGACAACTTCACGATCGACAAGGCCGTCGTGGAGGACGCGTTTTCGAACTGGGGCAAGATGATGCGCGGCGCCCGCGTGGTGCCGCATTTCGAGAAGGGACAGATCGCCGGACTGAAGATCGCGAAGATCAAGGCCGATAGCCTTTACGCGAAAATTGGGCTAGAAGACGGCGACATTCTGCACCGTATCAACGGCGTCGAGTTCAAGGGACCCGAGGATGCGATGCGTTTGATGAGCGAAATCAAGGACGCGAAGAACATTGCGGTCGACATCACGCGCAAGGGGCAGCGCCGGTCGCTGTCGTACGCGGTGCGTTGAGGTCGGTGCGATTCGGCGGCGATGAAATCAAGGGATATCGAGGGATGATCCGTCTGACCGGTTTCGGAACACGTGGACTGGTGGTCTGGGCCTGCCTGCTGGCGATGCTCATGTGGGCGGTTGTGCCCGCGTTCGCCCAGGACGAGGGCGAGGATTCCGGCGACGAGAAGAAAAAGGACGGCGGCGAGCAACCGCCCGCCGATGGGGAGCCGCCGAAAGAGAAGGGTCAGCCCGGGCCCGATCCGGCCGAAATGACCAAGGCGCTGCAGGACGTGTTCAAGAGCATGCCCGGCGCGCTCGAGGCCATGAAGGAAGCCGGCATCACCGGCGAGACGGGCGCCGACGGCGACAGCACGAAGTCGGCCACCACGCCGCGTCCCGTGCCGAATCTGGACGACAAGAGCAAGTCGGTCTCCATCGACTTCACTGACACGGACATCAAGCAGATCGTGAAGATCATGTCGGAGATGACCGGCAAGAACTTCATGATCGACAAAAACGTCGCGGGCACGGTGACGATCATCAGCCCGACCAAGGTGACGCCGCGCGAGGCCTACGACATCTTCATGTCGGTGCTCGCGGTCAACGGCCTGACCACGGTGGACGTCGGCGGCATCACGAAGATCATCCCGATCAAGGACGCGCAGACCTCGCCCATCGCGACCAATACCGCGGGCGTGCCGCGCTCCAACGATCAGTTCATCACGCAGCTCGTTCCGCTCAAGAACATCGACGCAAACGACGTGGCCACGGCGTTTCGCGGTCTGGTCTCGGCCGACGGCAACATCTTTGCGTACGGCCCGTCGAACATGGTCATCGTGCTCGACTCCGCGAGCAACATCACGCGCCTCATGAAGATCCTGCAGCGCCTCGACGTGGCGGGGGCGGATCAGGAAGTCATCGTCATTCCGCTCGAGTACGCCTCGGCGGACATTCTCGCCGATGTCGTGCTGGAGCTGTTCGAGCAGCCGGGGGCGAAGTCGTCCGGCGCCGGAGCGTCGCCGCTTCAGGCGCGGCTGCAGGAGCGTCGCCAGGCGCTGAGCGCGCGACGTTTGCCCGGCATGGCGGGACAGGCGGGCGCATCGGCTTCGATCGCGGGATCGGACGAGACCAAGGTCATCGCCGACACGCGCACGAACAGTCTGATCGTGAAGGCCAGCAAGTTCGGCGTGCAGCAGATTCGCGAACTCGTCGCCAAGCTCGATACGCCGCTGCCCGGCGGCGAAGGCAAGATCCACGTCGTGTATCTCGAAAACGCCGACGCCGAGGAACTCGCGGGAACGCTCGCCGAACTCGCGGGCGGCAGCGCAGGCGGCATGGGCGGAACGGCCGCGAACCGTCGTCAGGGGCAGCTCGGCAACGACCCGCGGTCGCAGGCGCTGGGCGGATTGTCCGGCCGGGGCGGCGCTTCATCCAGCATGGCCCGGGGTTTGACCGGTGCGTTGGGCGGCCGTTCGG
Coding sequences within:
- the gspD gene encoding type II secretion system secretin GspD; the protein is MIRLTGFGTRGLVVWACLLAMLMWAVVPAFAQDEGEDSGDEKKKDGGEQPPADGEPPKEKGQPGPDPAEMTKALQDVFKSMPGALEAMKEAGITGETGADGDSTKSATTPRPVPNLDDKSKSVSIDFTDTDIKQIVKIMSEMTGKNFMIDKNVAGTVTIISPTKVTPREAYDIFMSVLAVNGLTTVDVGGITKIIPIKDAQTSPIATNTAGVPRSNDQFITQLVPLKNIDANDVATAFRGLVSADGNIFAYGPSNMVIVLDSASNITRLMKILQRLDVAGADQEVIVIPLEYASADILADVVLELFEQPGAKSSGAGASPLQARLQERRQALSARRLPGMAGQAGASASIAGSDETKVIADTRTNSLIVKASKFGVQQIRELVAKLDTPLPGGEGKIHVVYLENADAEELAGTLAELAGGSAGGMGGTAANRRQGQLGNDPRSQALGGLSGRGGASSSMARGLTGALGGRSGAAGLGSSQLDRRGTSGIAATSGRFLADFDGAVRITAEASTNSLVIIASNRDFKILKEVIDKLDIPRRQVFVEALIMEISVDRGLDLGFEFRSTNDVTEEGVQVIGGTNYGGIQQAAANPLGVSGFAIGAADGTITFAGETFPNIGALFRAMATDQDVNVLSTPHVLTLDNEEAQVVVANNIPFITGQIFSANNSNPTTTIERQDVGITLRITPQINESDMVKLLIYQEVSQVTDSPEGLSAASVGVTTAKRTADTVVVVKDRQTVIIGGLLKDQVAVVESKVPVLGDIPLLGYLFKTSKTKVQKTNLLIFLTPYIIKDSGDLEEVTRLTNARKEIFREKNHIPDRNDDMRMFNYNNLTPRQSNFQAPLDDTIETDPRLRRLMEEQSQTSGDTTTGETTGDEGFTGGEGEGDSSGGEGEGDSSGGEFDPIDQ
- a CDS encoding SGNH/GDSL hydrolase family protein, which codes for MKKAAFAVIAVLIVFALAETVARLAGSGGEQATFMRFTNPHREQSGFVPDDHLFWRLRENNPSWEVNASGFRGPDAPREKPAGQFRIVTLGDSCTFGLGTPGLRYDETYSARLEQLLREAKPGRDIRVLNFGCPGYSSFQGLRLLESKAAAYRPDLVIAYFGINDGFDAVGFADKDQRPVDAPALGPMRGALAKSRLYAWLRGGLVRARRTTAPGEPLERVAIDDHHANLDAMAALTTRIGAKIHFIAPPYLEESDGSLRIETHRRHDPAIDVFPEMSAAAARGETVIFASPDNVHPTPAGHAAIARAIADVVVPEISD